In Fusarium oxysporum Fo47 chromosome VII, complete sequence, the following proteins share a genomic window:
- a CDS encoding S-adenosyl-L-methionine-dependent methyltransferase has protein sequence MAYATDNGHGSSSTRSGGRPLAQTSMSALTAASSSNYAPSVSSDSQIQSQSGGIPGTPVSGRSRRSGGWDRQTLSPTAAARAGVDDLTIEDHAVDQPSSLRPKEDLDDSSDSSDEYMTSYRPLERNVIQHTVIIDVFEGQLHLAPISSKPRRVLDVGTGPGAWALPPYTRSNCSFIAMDITHDWDFTGGGNFDFIHIRQLGDIQDKKKLVQSTFDNLEPGGWVEFTEWIAILQSPNHSLDGTAFRKWNDLLEQGMRSFGTTLYYPNKFKPLLQETGFEHIIETRNGAPTNACYPGKRLQRIGHLMTQNWLLVLEPLTMPVFTQALGWSPDQVKSFLVDVRKEIGNTQYHSFMTLITICAQKPLNSSSTSSKSASASASASESSLPTIK, from the exons ATGGCTTACGCAACGGACAATGGGCACGGCTCAAGTTCGACGAGAAGTGGTGGCAG GCCCCTTGCGCAAACCTCGATGTCGGCACTCACCGCCGCCTCCTCGTCGAACTATGCGCCTAGCGTGTCTAGTGACAGCCAAATCCAAAGCCAGAGCGGGGGTATCCCTGGCACACCCGTGAGCGGACGCTCACGTCGCTCAGGCGGATGGGACCGGCAAACGCTTTCCCCGACAGCGGCTGCAAGAGCCggagttgatgat CTTACGATTGAAGACCATGCCGTTGATCAGCCAAGCAGTCTTCGGCCCAAGGAGGATCTAGATGACTCTTCTGATTCTTCAGATGAATACATGACGAGTTATCGGCCTTTGGAACG AAATG TCATTCAGCACACCGTCATCATCGATGTCTTCGAAGGGCAGCTTCATTTAGCACCTATCTCATCAAAGCCGAGGCGggtccttgatgttggcaCTGGCCCTGGAGCATGGGCATTG CCGCCTTATACCAGATCTAACTGTAGCTTTATCGCAATGGATATTACGCATGATTGGGACTTCACCGGCGGCGGTAACTTCGATTTTATTCACATTCGACAACTTGGCGATATTCAGGATAAAAAGAAGTTAGTCCAATCGACTTTTGACAACCTGGAGCCTGGAGGATGGGTCGAATTTACGGAATGGATCGCAATTCTACAGTCACCAAATCATTCATTGGACGGCACCGCATTCCGCAAATGGAATGATCTGCTAGAGCAAGGAATGCGCAGTTTTGGTACAACGCTGTACTACCCGAATAAATTCAAGCCATTGCTACAGGAAACAGGCTTTGAGCATATCATTGAGACCAGAAACGGCGCGCCGACAAATGCGTGCTATCCTGGGAAAAGGTTGCAGCGCATAGGCCATCTAATGACGCAGAACTGGctgcttgttcttgagcCATTAACAATGCCTGTTTTTACGCAAGCGTTAGGCTGGTCTCCGGATCAAGTCAAGTCGTTTCTGGTTGATGTACGGAAAGAGATTGGCAACACACAATACCATTCCTTCATGACGCT AATAACTATTTGCGCCCAAAAGCCGTTAAATAGTTCATCCACGTCGTCAAAGTCggcctcagcttcagcctccgCATCCGAATCTTCTCTTCCCACGATAAAGTAG